The segment GGGATGGAGGGCAGGGAGGTGCCCCCGCGCGTCGTCGCCAGGCGGGTAAGCTGCGCGGCGCGGGGCATGTCGGGTGCCGCGTTGATCAGCGATACCAGCGGATCAAGCTCCACCTTGGGTGAGCCCTTGGCCAGGAACAGCTCGGCCCGGGCATAGGGGGCCAGCAGATCGTCCTTCAGCGCGTCGATCCGCATGGCGGCATCGGCCCATTGCTGGGTACGAATCGCCGCAAAGATCGCGCGATATTCCTCGCGCTCCGAAGCCGAGAGCTGGCGCGGCAAATCTTCGCGATCCGATTTTTTGACACTGGCCAGCGTTTCGTTCGCGATCACCGGCTGCGCGACGATCGCGAGCATCGCGCCCGCCAGGAAAAACTTAAGCTTCAATGTTCCAGTCCCTTGGTCAACAATCTCAGATCCTTCCAGGCATCGGCCTTGCGCGCCGGGTTCTGGATCAGGAAGCGCGGCGCGAACGTCGCAACCGCTTCGATTTCAACCCCATTGTCGTTGATGATGTGCGTTTGCCCGCGTGCGGCGGGAAGGTCCATGCCCAGCACCGCCTGGCACGTCGCCTGCCCCATGAGCAAAAGCCGGCGCGGGTGAACCAGCGCGGCATGGCGGCGGGCCAATCGGCCCAGCGCCTTGTGGTGTGCCGGATCGATCCGGCCACCGGCGGGCCGCGCCAGCGCGATCGATCCCAGATAGGCGGTTCCGCGATCCTGCCCCACGGCGGCCAGCATGCGATCCAGCAATTGCCCCGTTTCGTCGGAGAGCAGGCGTTCCGCCTCGGCGTCGGCCGCTTCGGGCATATCGACAAGGATCATCACCGTTGCACCCGCGGTGCCTTCCGGCAGCACGCGGCGGTCAACAGGCGAATCGTCGGGCAGCGCGCCGTGGCTTGCCAGCCAGTTCCGAAATGCTTCGATCGTCTCTGGCATGGCGGTTCTGGCCGCAGGCACCTGCGGCGCGGGAACTGCCGCTACGGCACGCGCGACCGGCCGGCTGCGTTCCGCCAGCCAGTTCCTTGGCACCTCGTCGATCATCACGTCGACACCGGCTTCCTGCCACCAGTCAAGTACGCTCAACGCACTCGCCGTATTCATGATCTCAGCCCCCGCTTCCATCAAAACACTAGAGTCAGAGGTTGACGGCGGGGTCAATCTAATTGCACGGGCTATTGTGACAAAGCGTTGTACGGGTGCGATGACAGGATGCATGGCGCCCTGCATGGAGGGAAGCGGAATGAGTGAACGGGAATCGATGCCCTATGACGTCGTGATTGTCGGCGCGGGGCCTGCTGGCCTCGCAGCGGCGATCCGGCTGAAACAGCTGGCAAATGAGCAGGGCAGCGAACTCTCTGTCTGCGTGCTCGAAAAGGGCTCGGAAGTGGGCGCGCACATCCTGTCCGGTGCGGTCGTCGACCCCAAGGCGCTTGATGAGCTGCTGCCCGAATGGCGCACCATGGGCTGCCCGATGGCCGAAGTGCCGGTGACGGAAAACCATCACTGGGTGCTCACCGAGAACAAGAAATATGAAATGCCGCACATCATGATGCCGCCTTTCATGAACAACAAGGGCACCTATACCGGTTCGCTCGGCAATCTTTGCCGCTGGCTCGCCGAACAGGCCGAAGGGCTCGGCGTTGAAATCTTTCCGGGCTTCGCTGCGGCTGAAATCCTGTTCAACGAGGATGGCTCGGTAAAGGGCGTCGCCACCGGCGATATGGGCATTGCGCGCGATGGTTCGCGCAAGCCCGATTATCAGCCCGGCCTTGAACTCCACGCAAAATACACCTTCTTCGCCGAAGGCGTGCGCGGTCACCTGACCAAGGAGCTGAAGCGGATCTACGATCTGGAGGCGGATTGCCAGCCGCAGGTCTACGGCATCGGCCTCAAGGAACTGTGGGATATCGATCCCGCCAAGCACGTCCCCGGCCGCGTCATTCACAGCCAGGGCTGGCCGCTTGACGATGCATGGGGCGGCGGCTTCCTCTATCATCAGGCGAACGGCCAGGTCGCGCTCGGTTTCGTTGTCGCGCTCAGCTACAAGAACCCGCATATGTCGCCCTTCATGGAATTCCAGCGTTGGAAGACGCATCCGGAAATCCGCAAGATTTTGGAAGGCGGCAAGCGCGTGTCCTATGGCGCGCGTGCGATCAACGAGGGTGGCTGGCAGTCGGTGCCCAAGCTCACCTTCCCGGGTGGCGCGCTGATCGGCTGTTCGGCCGGTTTCGTGAACGTGCCGCGCATCAAGGGCAGCCATACCGCGATGAAGTCGGGCATGCTCGCCGCCGAAGCCGCTTTCGAGGCGATCGCAGGCGGCCGTGAGGCCGACGAGATCACCGCATATCCCGATGCGCTCAACAGCAGCTGGGTAGCCAAGGAACTCAAGAAGGTCCGCAACGTCGAGCCCGCCGTCGCCAAGTTCGGCGGCACCTTTGGCACGATCATCGCCGGCGCCGACATGTGGATGCGCCAACTCGGCCTCGGCCTGCCGTTCACCTTCGGCCACAAGCCCGATCACAGCAAGCTGTGGCGTGCGGACCAGTGCCAGAAGATCGACTATCCCAAGCCCGATGGCGTCATCAGCTTCGATCGCCTCTCGTCGGTGTTCCTCTCGAACACCAACCATGAGGAAGATCAGCCCTGCCACCTGACGCTCAAGGATCCCGACGTTCCGATCAACTACAATCTGCCCGTGTTCGACGAACCCGCGCAGCGTTACTGCCCGGCGGGCGTGTACGAAGTCGTTGGTCAGGACGAAGGAAATCCGCGGTTCCAGATCAACGCGCAGAACTGCGTCCACTGCAAGACGTGCGACATCAAGGATCCCTCCCAGAACATCAACTGGGTGGTTCCCGAAGGTGGCGGGGGGCCGAACTATCCCAATATGTAATCGCCTGACGGCAGCGGCGCTTTTTGCCGCGCTGGCACTTCCCCTCCCGGCATCGGCCAATCGGCCCGATGCCGTGGAGATGGCGGAATATGTACGGGCGCGTCTGGCGGATTCCGCCGGGCGCCCCGATCTGGCGGTTGCCAGCTATTCGGTTTTGCTTGCCGATAATGCAGGCGATCCGGCGATGGCGCTGCGCGCCTATCGCGGCGGCATCGGGGCGGGAGACATGGTGCTCGCCGTTCGGGCCGCGCACGCGCTCGATCAGGCCCAGCAACTGCCGCCCGATGGCCTTGTGCTGCTCTATGCCGATGCCCTTTCCCGGCAGGATTGGGCGGGTCTTGATGCGACGATCACGCGCATCGAAGGGCAGAATAATTTCTCGTTTCTCGCGCCCATCCTGCGCGCCTGGGCCGAATTCGGGCAATCCGGAAACGGCTCCGCCATTTTGGATCGTCCCACGCAAAGCGCGCTCACCGGTGTCTATGCGGGTGAACAGCGCGCGCTGATGCTTCTCGCCGAAGGCCGCGCAGACGAAGGCTATTCCACGCTACTCGCACTGAATTCGGGCGCC is part of the Sphingomonas sp. C3-2 genome and harbors:
- a CDS encoding uracil-DNA glycosylase family protein, which codes for MSVLDWWQEAGVDVMIDEVPRNWLAERSRPVARAVAAVPAPQVPAARTAMPETIEAFRNWLASHGALPDDSPVDRRVLPEGTAGATVMILVDMPEAADAEAERLLSDETGQLLDRMLAAVGQDRGTAYLGSIALARPAGGRIDPAHHKALGRLARRHAALVHPRRLLLMGQATCQAVLGMDLPAARGQTHIINDNGVEIEAVATFAPRFLIQNPARKADAWKDLRLLTKGLEH
- a CDS encoding electron transfer flavoprotein-ubiquinone oxidoreductase; translated protein: MSERESMPYDVVIVGAGPAGLAAAIRLKQLANEQGSELSVCVLEKGSEVGAHILSGAVVDPKALDELLPEWRTMGCPMAEVPVTENHHWVLTENKKYEMPHIMMPPFMNNKGTYTGSLGNLCRWLAEQAEGLGVEIFPGFAAAEILFNEDGSVKGVATGDMGIARDGSRKPDYQPGLELHAKYTFFAEGVRGHLTKELKRIYDLEADCQPQVYGIGLKELWDIDPAKHVPGRVIHSQGWPLDDAWGGGFLYHQANGQVALGFVVALSYKNPHMSPFMEFQRWKTHPEIRKILEGGKRVSYGARAINEGGWQSVPKLTFPGGALIGCSAGFVNVPRIKGSHTAMKSGMLAAEAAFEAIAGGREADEITAYPDALNSSWVAKELKKVRNVEPAVAKFGGTFGTIIAGADMWMRQLGLGLPFTFGHKPDHSKLWRADQCQKIDYPKPDGVISFDRLSSVFLSNTNHEEDQPCHLTLKDPDVPINYNLPVFDEPAQRYCPAGVYEVVGQDEGNPRFQINAQNCVHCKTCDIKDPSQNINWVVPEGGGGPNYPNM